TCACCGAATGGGAGAGTTTATCACCTGTTGAGGGATTTAGCAGCAATGAACTCCGTGAAAATGCACAAAATAGACGTTATCTCAAAACTCAAATCAGAGGGGAAGATGTATTTCAGCAAATCCCCGACATTTGGATCGTTAGCGCTCGTTCAGGGTCAAATAAAACCAACTTGAATATTGCCAGTGATGTGATCAGAATTGGTTTGAAAGAAAAATTATATCTGGAATTACCTCAAGGTGTTGATACAAAGCAGGCAGATATCAAACCTTCTTATGATATTTATGTGATGCTGGCTATTAGTTTGTCTGCGGCTTTATATGCGCCAGATTTAATTAAAGATGGTGCGCCAATTGTCCATTTTCACGGCTATCCAGCATTTGATTGGTTTAAACCGAATGAATATTGTGTGGGAGTAGATAACCCTTCTGTACCTTGTGGTACTTATGAATCGGGGGTATTCAATTTTTTGGGTATTTCTAGTTTAGCAAATCAAGGGACGGCGAATATGTCTTTGGTCAGCTTAGTGGAACCAGATCATGGGACAAATTTTATCGCACATGATTTGGAATATCTGGTGGAAAGATTGAAAACTGGATGTGCCGAGGGGCAAATTGAGTTAGGTGGTAAGCATTTTGCTTCTCTGAAGGCTAATGTTGAAAAATGTGGAATTTGAACTACTCAGACTTGCCTACGGCTTCGGAGCTTCTGCCCTCTGCCTTTCTGCTCCCAAATCAGCCGATAGATCAACTATTTTTACCGAGTTGAAGTCAGGGTAGGAATTCAGCTATGGCGATCGCTACCCTAACTGGACTGAAACAGGAGTAGGGTTACCAGGGTCCCCAGATAGCAAAGGTTATTCCTGGTGTTTGCATATTTACAAACATCGTCTGACCATCGGGGGAAAAGCAAATCCCGGCGAACTCTGATGTGTTGAGGGCATTCTTGGCAAACTTGTAAAGACTGCCACTGGGAGTGATACCCAGAATGTAATCCGTTCCATCCCCATCTTCACAGAGGAAGATATCTCGGTTGGGGAAAACCACAAGATTGTCTGGATTGTCTAGCACACCAGAATTGTTGGGTTCAATATAGAGTTCAACGGTATTATTAACGGGCGAATAACGCCAGACCTGCCCATCTCCAGAACTACCTCCACTCTTGCAAGTGAAGTAGACATAACCACTGCCATAAAAGATGCCTTCCCCACCTGAAAACCTAGCAGCACCTTTGTTATATCCTTCTGTTCTGACGGTATCAGTGCTGGGATCAGGATTAATAATCTGGACCCATTCCACCGCTTTCGGCGTATTTTTGGGGAAACCTGTAGCTGTGTTGATTCCAGACGACCCTGTAATCTTTAAGGCGTATAGCAAACCGCCAGCACTCAGGTTGTTGTTTTGGTTAGGAACGAAGCGATAGAACAGCCCGTTCCCCCGGTCTTCCGTCATGTAGATATGCCCTGTGTTGGGGTCTACAGCGGCCGCTTCGTGATTAAAGCGCCCCATCGCGGTTAGTGGAACGGGGGTAACAAAAGTAGTTGCGCTACTGGGAACTTCAAAAACATAGCCATGCTTCTTGTTGTTATTGGTTTCAAAGGTTTCCTCACAGCTTAACCAAGACCCTGAAGGCGTAGGGCCACCGGCACAATTGCGAATGGTTCCCGCCAGGACTCCCCGATGGCTTACCAAGGTACGGGAAGAACTAACGACCAGTTTAGTGCAACCGCCCTTCGCACTTGAGTTGTACTTCTTGTTATTAGGAGCGCCCAGACCATTGCTAGAAGAGGGAGCGAGTTCATGATTGCGAATTAGAATCGTACTGCCATTGGAACCTGCAAAAGCACCCATACCATCATGACCACCAGGTACCTTGTAACCATCATTCATCGTTTGACCTGTTTTGGACAGTTCAAGGTAGTTGAATCCAAATGGTAAATCTAATACTCCGTTGGGGTCGGTGACTAAATTGCTGTAGGGACCGGCAGCGATCGCAGGTTTAGCATAAAATGCTTGCAAAGGAGATAGAAGGACAGCACCTGTAGCCGATGCCCCTGCCATTGTAAAAAACTGACGGCGCGATAGATTCAATGTATACTCCTTGATGTTTTGGAGGCGGCTTATTTTGTAGCAACTAGCCAGCCTCAATTATCTAGGAGGAACAGATTTTTCAAATTAATAAGCGGTTAAACAAAGATTATTAAAAGCATTAATTTAATTTAGATGTAGCGCCGGGCAATTCTAATCGCTTTTTGTCTAGAAAAATTAATATTTATTAGGAATAAAAAACAGTATTAATACGTTACTGCAAATGGGTTTCCCTTGAAGTTGAAGTCAAAAAGTCATAAAGAACCCCACCCCGTAAACTTGAACTTCAAGGTGGAGTTCCAAATTTATGTTGTAGCAATACTAGCTGCGGATATTGATGCGGTCAACTAAAGGAGGGGCGCTGGAACCGTTACCGTCGGTTTGCCGATTTTGGGGCGTACCGTGCAGTTTTGGTTCTGGCTGTGGTGGTTGCGGTTCTGGGCCTAGGGGTTGCGGATGCTCAATATATTCAAATTCTCCTTTACCATCCATTGAACGCCCTTTTGCCCAGCGACCTGCGGCGCTTTCATTACCTTCTGAGTGATTCCAGAACTGATAAGCAACTTCGCGTTTCTCTAATTCTAGAGGGAAGGAACTGGGAACGGGTGTACTTTCTAGTCCAGAATCTTTTAGATCCTCGATCGCTGCTTCCCACTGATTTTGGTGCATGGTGTCACGAGCGATCATAAAGCTTAAGGTATCTTTCACTCCAGGATCATCGGACATTTCATACAATCGCACAGCTTGCAAGCGTCCCTGAGATTCTGCGTGGAGATTAGAGCGAAAATCTGCCATGAGGTTGCCACTAGCGACGATAAAACGACCATTCCAGGGGAAACCAACGCTGTCAGCTGGCATTGCACCTAAACCGGAAACGATCGCGTGTTGAGGGTTCATGGCTGCTGCCATAATCATCTCTCGTGGGTTAGTACCACCCATCACCGCACCGACTACGGCATCTTTAGCCCCTTCTTCTTGGACTTTAACTGGGGCTTTATCGAGGAGATGGGCAATCATTGTCGCTAGCATCTCAATGTGACCAATTTCTTCAGTGCCGATATCTAGCAGCATATCTCTGTATTTAGCAGGGCCGCGGCAGTTCCAACCTTGAAACAGGTACTGCATCATCACGGTCATTTCGCCAAATGTACCACCGATGAGTTCTTGAATTTTCATCGCGTAGACTGCATCTGGTTTTTGTGGGGGCTTGAAGTACTGTAACTTTTTCTGGTGATAAAACATTGGGGTTCCTATTTGATTGATGGCATCGACAATTGCACTAATTTGTGCTGCTTATGCTTTCTAGGAAACTAACCAATTCTGATGTCTACATCATGCTGGTGGTATATAAAAACATGGCAGGATTTGTAACTCCAGATGTACACAAAAATAGATAAATTATTTGTGTTGAGATATATTGGTCTAGGTTGTAACAGTTATCAGTTACCAGTCAAGAGACATAAGCTAATCGGCATTTAAGTCGCATAAAATGGGCGGGCAAGACTTGTACTGAGCTTGTCGTTCGCGTAGCGTCTCGTAGAGAAGTATGCCCACCCCACAAGATTGATCATCTTAATTCTCATCTCGTCCATGAATTTGAGCAGGGGGACTTGTGGCTTCAACTGCGGTAAATGGTTCGAGGATTTTGTAAGTATGATTTGCCCCTTTTGGTACTACCCAAGAACTTCCTGGTTCTAATAAAATCATTTGCCCTTCTATGTGCAGTTCCGCCCGTCCTTGAATTGCATAGCCAACTGTTTCATAGTCGCGGGAGGTAGGTTGTTTATCGGCGCTTGGTTGTTCATCTTCCCAAAGACGCATAGAAATTGATTTCCCAGAAGCTAAATATTTCTGTCCAAGTTGACCTTTGGGGGAATGGCTAGAGTCGATTTTTTTAACACTTGTGTCAGTCATATTTAATTAATTTCCTGATGGTTTGAGAACAACTTTGATGCAGTTATCTTTTTTGTGTTTGAAAATTTCGTAGGCGTGGGGTGCTTGTTCTAGAGGTAAGCTGTGGGTGATCACAAATGATGGATCGATTTCACCATTTTGAATCCGTTCTAGTAAAGGTTGTAGATACCTATGGACGTGTGTCTGTCCCATTTTGAAGGTCAGGCTTTTGTTCATGGCTGCACCCATTGGCATTTTGTCGATAAAGCCACCGTAAACTCCGGGGATTGAGACTTTACCAGCTTTACTACAAGTTAAAATTACTTGACGGAGGGCGGTGGGGCGGTCTGTTTCTAGGCGTACTGTTTGTTTTACTTGGTCGTATAAGGCCATAAAATCTGTACCGTGTGCTTCCATACCCACTGCGTCTATGCAAGCGTCGGGGCCACGTCCACCGGTCATTTCTTTGAGTGCTTCCCCAATTTCTATGTCTTCGTAGTTGAGAACTTCGGCTTTACCGTATTCTTTAGCCATTTGTAGGCGTTCGGGAATGCGATCGCAAGCAATCACTCTTTCTGCACCCAGGAGATAAGCGCTGATGATGGCAAATTGTCCTACAGGGCCGCAACCCCACACAGCAACGGTATCACCGGGTTTGATGTCGCAGTTTTCAGCGGCCATGTAACCTGTGGGAAAGATGTCTGTTAAAAACAATACTTGTTCATCTGTTAAATTATCGGGTACTTTGAACAAGCCAACATCAGCAAAGGGGACTCGTGCGTATTCTGCTTGACCACCTGCGTAACCACCCAATAAGTGAGAATAGCCAAATATACCGGATGGTGAGTAGCCCATTAACTTTTCTGCCATCCAAGCATTCGGGTTGGAGTTGTCGCATAATGACCATAATTGCCGTTGACAGAATAGACAGCCTCCGCAAGAAATGGGGAAGGGAACTATTACGCGATCGCCTATTTGCACATTCTTGACTTTACTCCCTAGTTCAACGACTTCTCCCATGAATTCATGACCCAGGATATCGCCTTTTTCCATTGCGGGAATATAGCCGTTATAAAGATGCAAGTCTGAACCACAAATGGCGGTGGAAGTAATTTTGACAATGGCATCACGCGGGTTGATAATTTTGGGATCAGGTACTGTTTCTACCCGCACATTGTTTGCTCCTTGCCAGCAAACTGCTTTCATGGTGATTTATCCTTATTTATTAGTATCCTCTGGTGGTTTTATTGGAGTTATAATATTTTTCTAACCACAGAGGACGCTGTTCGCGTAGCGTCTCGTAGAGAGGACACAGAGAGAGAAGATTTTTTTATCTGTTGTTAGCTTATGGTCTATTTTCTTGATAGTATCCGTGTCGAGTGCCTGTAATTGGCTCTACGGTATCTTCAACTTGGTTTTGGACTGAATCTAAAAACTCTTTTGTGGCTCTAGGAGTGGGTTCATCCAGGTTGAGCTTTTCTCGCACATTCTCAGCAGTTTCTTTGAGGTTCTTCTGAGCATTATTAACCTGTCGGTCATTTCTAATTGGGGCATTATTATCGGGCGTACCTTTGTAATAAATGCCTTCTGGAGTTTTCACTGTGTCAGCTTTCGCTAACAGCATATCATTACCGTAGTTGAAAATCTGAAATGAGAAAAAGGCAACACCTATCAGAAAAACTATGATTATTTGGCGCAGAAGGATATTTTGTAACCAAGAAAATACGCGTTTCATAAAAATCCTCACTTCTAATTGGATAACTATTTTTGTCCAGTTGGTTGTCCTGCGGTTGTGGCAATTTCGCCAGTTTCCATCAACATTTTGAAACGGCGTAAATCATCACCAATTTGTTGTTTTGGTTCTTCACCAAATAATTTGGCAATGACAACACCTAAAGCCCCACCAGGAGGGTTATATTTGAGGACAACTTTCACTTCCGTACCGCGATCGCCTGGGGCTGGTTGAAAACTGACAAAACCAGAATTATCAACATCTGCACCTGCTACAGCAGCCCAAGAAATAAACTCGTTTTCTCGATCTTCTACAATGTCTGCATCCCACTGGACACTCTGCCCTAAAGGAGCATTAGCCACCCAGTGAGAACGCTGTTCGTTGTACACTTTCACAAATTTGAGATGCTTCATAAATGTGGGCAAGTTCTCAAAGTTGTGCCAAAAGCGGTACAGTTCATCTGCTGGTTTATTGATGGTTACTGTCTTTTCAACTTTGATAGGTTGGTTCATGCTTAATGGCTCCTAAGTAGGGAGTAGGGAGTGAGGAAAAGCTAATCCCCAATTCCTTAGTCCCAAATTATCTACACAGCCGCCCCTGTAGTCGGCTTGGGAGGCTGAAGTTCAGTGCCTACGCGTCCTCGATATAACTCTGCTAATCGCTGCTCGTATTTCAGCAAATCGTGGTAAATTTCTTTGAAAATTGCGGTGGCTACTGGGTCAGTGTACATGGCACATAAATTGCCAATATCGCCTATACCTGTTTGCACATCTCCCAAGGCGCAACGTAACTGATAGATGTCATCGCTACCAGTGAAGGCACTTTTGACTTTGGCATATTGATTGGCGATATTTGCCACTAGGGAAGGTTTTTCACCAAGTCTGTCCAGATAGGTTTCCAATTTCTGAATATGGCGCTGTCTATGACTAATCATCTCTTGAAAGAGCGATCGCGCTTGGCTATCTGATTCTTTTTCGGCGTACTGTTCCAAGGCTTCTATTGAATAACGCTCCCCACTCAAAGCTGTATTCAAGCCTTTCGTGATTTCACCTTTGGTCGAACCACCCCAAGCATCCGCCAGTTTCCACCACTCAGCGCTGGTGTCATTCTCCTCTGGAAGTGCAGCATCTTTACCACCGTAACCCAGACGACTAAGCAGCGCTGTGGTAAAAATCGCTAAGTCTCCTGGTTCGCGAGAGGTAATTAAATTCCTGTCCACCACCAACGGCTGATCGAGATAATTTGCACCTGCATTGATCATGTCTTTGCGGATAGCACTAAAGCCAGTGGCTTTTCTACCTTTGAGCAAATCACCTTCAATTAAAAGTTGTGGCCCGTGACATACCGCAGCTATCCATTTTCCTTGTTGCATAGCCTCTTGTACGAAGCGGACTGTGTTGGGGTTCCGCCGCATTTTGTCGGGAGCCATACCGCCAGGAATTACCACTGCATCAAATTCCGCAGCTATGGCTTCTGTGGTGGTTGCGTCGGGTTGTACCGAAAGTTTACCTCGTTTACCCTTATATTTTTCGTTCATCCGTGAACCGAGGACAACTACCTCCATTCCAGCTTGTTTTAAGCCATGACAAGGAATAGTAAACTCTATATCCTCAACTCCATTTTCAATGAGGATAGCAACTTTTTTCTTACCGGAATGATTGTTAGAATTTGTCATGAATTTTTTCTATTTTTAGAACTTAACCAAATACATTGATCTGCCAAAATACGATGCTTCTTGATAATTGCCGCTTACATTGCTGGAACTTCACTCGTTGGCGATGTCGTAAACAGTTCTTCGTAATCATGAGAGAAATGAGCATGAAACTTGGCAAATTTCTCTGGATTGATCGCGTTTTGTAAGACTGCAAATACAGCCCGGACATGAATTGCGGTTGTTGTCGGTTCTATATTTTCTCTTTGGCTAACACGGGAAATAAATTCTTGCAGGTTGAAAGATTCACTACCTTCCCCTTCTCGCCCTTGCAAACATTGGCCTAGTTCTTGGGGTAATTCTGCTGCTAACTCGTTGGCTTCATCAACGGGGACACGCTCTTTGAGCGTTTCTAAAGTAGCACGAGTAGCACTTTCTGCCTCTTCACGAGCATTTGATTGAGCTAGGCTTTGTACATGAGTAATAAACTCGTCGTATTTCATTTTCGACCTCCGCTACTCCAAATCGATGCTTGGTGTTTATGAATCAACTAAGATTTAAATTTTGAGTTCCAAAATACTTATGAGCAGCAGTAACTCATAGAAGATAACGATGGATCGATGACCAATCGTTCCTTGATGGTACAAACTTCCAGATTTGTTTGTGGAATCAATTCCAAATCCCAAATCTCAAATCAAATTGTTTGACTCCTAACTCATAACTATCTAAATTTAACTACTACAAGTGGCTTTACCTTGAATTTATACTTACTAGATTATGAGCTAATCACTATTTTATCTTCGTTCTCAGGGGATATATTTTTTATCCCTAAAGTAATACATCTTTGGTGATATAGGGTTTTGATCTGGCAAGGTTATGATAAATGGGTAAATAAAGTGAAAATGAATATTTTTATGATTGAAAATAATCTGAATGAAGAAATTAATCCTGATGATTTAGCGCCCGAAATTACCGAATCCTACGGTACTGGTGTCAAAGATATGCCGGGGTATAATATTGGTGGGCGATCGCTCAGGCAAAGAAACCGCGAATATACACATACCAGTCCGGAAATTACTGGTGGTGATGTTGATGCTGGTTGGCAAGTAGAGGATGCGGTAGGAGATGAAGCTGTGGGTGGTACTGCGCCTACTCCTGATCAAAATGTGACTGACGAGTTAGGAGAAGCGGTAGGATTACCGATGAATGACAAAACTTTTCTCCACACCCACGATATTCTAGAGCAGCGTGATGATTCTCGCTGGGAATTAGATCCCATGTCTTCTGATGATTATTCAGAACGGAAATCGTAAGTAGGTGGGGAGTGGGGGAAGAAGCAGGGGAGCAGGGAGCAGGGGAGCAGGGAGCAGGGAGCAGGGGAGCAGGGAGCAGGGAGCAGGGGGAAAAATTGTGACTTCCCAATGTGACTAATGACCAATGACGACCCCCACCAGTTAACTTTATTTACGCCCACCTACTTTATGCTTCCCACGGTTGCTATATTTGCCAAATTTTGATCGTTTTGTCAGCACTACCACTAGCGAGTAACTTACCATCAGGACTCAAAGAAATAGCATTTACACTTCCGGAATGTCCAGTTAGAGTTTGCAAGACTTCACCTGTGGAAAGTTGCCAAATTTTAATCGTTTTGTCAGCACTACTACTGAAGAGGGTTTTGCCATCAGGACTTATGGCTAATGATTGCACCGCATCTGCATGACTACTTAATGTATGCAGAAGTTTACCTGAATTTAAATGCCAAATTTTAATCGTTGTGTCAGCACTACCACTAAAAAGGAGTTGTCCATCAGGACTTATGGCAATTGATTTTACCTCACCTGAGTGACCGATGAAGGTGCTTAACGGATCACCTGTGCGTGGGTTCCATAATCTGATTTTACTATCAGCACTACCACTGACAAGGATTTTACCATCGCGGCTAATAGCGATCGCATGAACAGCAAAGGTATGCCAAAGTGTACAAATGCGATCGCCTGTATGCAAATTCCAGATTTTGATTTTATTACTTCCACTGGCGAGCATCTGCCCATCGTGGCTCATTGCGACTACATTGACTGGTTTTTGATGTCCTAGAAGCGTATGCAGTAATTTCCCCGTTTTTAAGTCCCACACTCTCACATTACTTCTGGGATGTTCACAACTACCAACAGCCAGGAAATTACTATCAGGGCTAATTGCAACAGATGAAACTTCGCCTTTATGATCTGTGAGGGTGCGAATTTGTTTGCCAGTCTGAAGATTCCAGATATTAATAGTTTTGTCTGCACAGCCACTGACTAAAACTCCGCCATCGGAACTAATCGCCACAGATGCAACTTTCCCCGAATGTGCCTTCAGAGTATAACTCACAGCGGGGGATGCTAGAGTAATTTGGTGCTGCATATGAGCGATCGCATCTAAAAGCCGATCTACATCCGAAATCCCTTGGCGATCGCTAACGGCGATAAAATATGCTTTTAACTTTTCCAGATATTCCTTGTCTTCTACCTTGAGAGCTGATTGCATCGCCTCGAAAGGATTCATCAAATCCTGGCGGGATACTTGACGCAATTCCAACCATGTGTTTATCGAGTAATCAACCTGTGACTGCGCCCAAGAGCGATCGGGCAAATGAGATAAACTTTGGGCTAATTGCAAAGCCAATTCTGGAACCCA
This window of the Nodularia sp. LEGE 06071 genome carries:
- a CDS encoding DUF2267 domain-containing protein — translated: MKYDEFITHVQSLAQSNAREEAESATRATLETLKERVPVDEANELAAELPQELGQCLQGREGEGSESFNLQEFISRVSQRENIEPTTTAIHVRAVFAVLQNAINPEKFAKFHAHFSHDYEELFTTSPTSEVPAM
- a CDS encoding manganese catalase family protein → MFYHQKKLQYFKPPQKPDAVYAMKIQELIGGTFGEMTVMMQYLFQGWNCRGPAKYRDMLLDIGTEEIGHIEMLATMIAHLLDKAPVKVQEEGAKDAVVGAVMGGTNPREMIMAAAMNPQHAIVSGLGAMPADSVGFPWNGRFIVASGNLMADFRSNLHAESQGRLQAVRLYEMSDDPGVKDTLSFMIARDTMHQNQWEAAIEDLKDSGLESTPVPSSFPLELEKREVAYQFWNHSEGNESAAGRWAKGRSMDGKGEFEYIEHPQPLGPEPQPPQPEPKLHGTPQNRQTDGNGSSAPPLVDRINIRS
- a CDS encoding DJ-1/PfpI/YhbO family deglycase/protease is translated as MTNSNNHSGKKKVAILIENGVEDIEFTIPCHGLKQAGMEVVVLGSRMNEKYKGKRGKLSVQPDATTTEAIAAEFDAVVIPGGMAPDKMRRNPNTVRFVQEAMQQGKWIAAVCHGPQLLIEGDLLKGRKATGFSAIRKDMINAGANYLDQPLVVDRNLITSREPGDLAIFTTALLSRLGYGGKDAALPEENDTSAEWWKLADAWGGSTKGEITKGLNTALSGERYSIEALEQYAEKESDSQARSLFQEMISHRQRHIQKLETYLDRLGEKPSLVANIANQYAKVKSAFTGSDDIYQLRCALGDVQTGIGDIGNLCAMYTDPVATAIFKEIYHDLLKYEQRLAELYRGRVGTELQPPKPTTGAAV
- a CDS encoding WD40 repeat domain-containing protein; this encodes MEPGLRLLTQLVIEFTPVIVTLIQKRTEESLTTSNLQFPQVIQEFIQTVNLPRQRDGVITGFEQQKLLQQELAVYQRETQLQIATQARETSLKLPEVAQIFDNWPLRLYPSQILDSGINSQRPPLKIFLAPPQIKFDQFDQISQDNSAIELILAEGLREFLHKHYSLHSPIRPTELLAGAWDSKRFHSESSIKALFGMLKTEPILILESEHDGDYLNFRIAYWGLGQETYYYKTIFRLPYREILHESAKSRALEWRKIRNELLLMGEDIAEINHLGEDNVLNLEILEKSEKWQAQGIDISQLSLKYQVNHQDLAKLCQVLINCHCLVAAWVADAYHLVDADVPPLLPEVLPSLLQNSFNLQSVQELLRVYATGYQEVYQALEHERRYWVPELALQLAQSLSHLPDRSWAQSQVDYSINTWLELRQVSRQDLMNPFEAMQSALKVEDKEYLEKLKAYFIAVSDRQGISDVDRLLDAIAHMQHQITLASPAVSYTLKAHSGKVASVAISSDGGVLVSGCADKTINIWNLQTGKQIRTLTDHKGEVSSVAISPDSNFLAVGSCEHPRSNVRVWDLKTGKLLHTLLGHQKPVNVVAMSHDGQMLASGSNKIKIWNLHTGDRICTLWHTFAVHAIAISRDGKILVSGSADSKIRLWNPRTGDPLSTFIGHSGEVKSIAISPDGQLLFSGSADTTIKIWHLNSGKLLHTLSSHADAVQSLAISPDGKTLFSSSADKTIKIWQLSTGEVLQTLTGHSGSVNAISLSPDGKLLASGSADKTIKIWQI
- a CDS encoding DUF6335 family protein — protein: MIENNLNEEINPDDLAPEITESYGTGVKDMPGYNIGGRSLRQRNREYTHTSPEITGGDVDAGWQVEDAVGDEAVGGTAPTPDQNVTDELGEAVGLPMNDKTFLHTHDILEQRDDSRWELDPMSSDDYSERKS
- a CDS encoding alkaline phosphatase PhoX, whose amino-acid sequence is MNLSRRQFFTMAGASATGAVLLSPLQAFYAKPAIAAGPYSNLVTDPNGVLDLPFGFNYLELSKTGQTMNDGYKVPGGHDGMGAFAGSNGSTILIRNHELAPSSSNGLGAPNNKKYNSSAKGGCTKLVVSSSRTLVSHRGVLAGTIRNCAGGPTPSGSWLSCEETFETNNNKKHGYVFEVPSSATTFVTPVPLTAMGRFNHEAAAVDPNTGHIYMTEDRGNGLFYRFVPNQNNNLSAGGLLYALKITGSSGINTATGFPKNTPKAVEWVQIINPDPSTDTVRTEGYNKGAARFSGGEGIFYGSGYVYFTCKSGGSSGDGQVWRYSPVNNTVELYIEPNNSGVLDNPDNLVVFPNRDIFLCEDGDGTDYILGITPSGSLYKFAKNALNTSEFAGICFSPDGQTMFVNMQTPGITFAIWGPW
- a CDS encoding cupin domain-containing protein; the protein is MTDTSVKKIDSSHSPKGQLGQKYLASGKSISMRLWEDEQPSADKQPTSRDYETVGYAIQGRAELHIEGQMILLEPGSSWVVPKGANHTYKILEPFTAVEATSPPAQIHGRDEN
- a CDS encoding zinc-dependent alcohol dehydrogenase, giving the protein MKAVCWQGANNVRVETVPDPKIINPRDAIVKITSTAICGSDLHLYNGYIPAMEKGDILGHEFMGEVVELGSKVKNVQIGDRVIVPFPISCGGCLFCQRQLWSLCDNSNPNAWMAEKLMGYSPSGIFGYSHLLGGYAGGQAEYARVPFADVGLFKVPDNLTDEQVLFLTDIFPTGYMAAENCDIKPGDTVAVWGCGPVGQFAIISAYLLGAERVIACDRIPERLQMAKEYGKAEVLNYEDIEIGEALKEMTGGRGPDACIDAVGMEAHGTDFMALYDQVKQTVRLETDRPTALRQVILTCSKAGKVSIPGVYGGFIDKMPMGAAMNKSLTFKMGQTHVHRYLQPLLERIQNGEIDPSFVITHSLPLEQAPHAYEIFKHKKDNCIKVVLKPSGN